The Anabas testudineus chromosome 11, fAnaTes1.2, whole genome shotgun sequence genome has a segment encoding these proteins:
- the galr1a gene encoding galanin receptor type 1, producing MELQVENQSQPFNANTVRLPAKLVLGMGVDNFISLLVFGLIFILGVLGNTMVITVLARSKPGQPRSTTNIFILNLSVADLSYLLFCVPFQSTIYMLPTWVLGAFICKFIHYFFTVSMLVSIFTLSAMSVDRYVAIVHARKSSSIRVGKHAMLGVVLIWILSLVMASPVAHYQSIVESEDNLTFCWEVWPDHQRKVYVMCTFIFGYLLPLTLISVCYAKVLNHLHKKLKNVSKKSEFSKKKTAQTVLVVVVVFCLSWLPHHIVHLWVEFGSFPLNQASFVFRMVAHCLAYSNSSVNPVIYAFLSENFRNSYKQVFWCRAPSECPLNDTRDLRSRMETAPSTNISVTYKAHDSQTSKML from the exons atgGAGCTACAGGTGGAAAACCAGAGCCAGCCTTTCAACGCCAACACTGTGAGGCTGCCCGCTAAGCTGGTGTTAGGAATGGGTGTAGACAACTTTATTTCTCTCCTGGTCTTTGGACTTATTTTCATTCTTGGTGTGCTTGGGAACACGATGGTGATCACGGTGCTGGCGCGCAGTAAACCAGGACAACCGAGGAGCACAACCAACATCTTCATCCTCAACCTGAGCGTGGCGGACCTGTCCTACCTGCTCTTCTGCGTCCCTTTCCAGTCCACTATCTACATGCTGCCCACATGGGTGTTGGGAGCTTTCATCTGTAAGTTCATCCACTATTTCTTCACTGTGTCCATGCTGGTCAGTATTTTCACTCTGTCGGCGATGTCTGTGGACCGGTACGTGGCCATCGTCCACGCCAGGAAATCCTCGTCGATCCGGGTCGGGAAGCATGCCATGCTCGGAGTGGTGCTGATCTGGATCCTGTCTCTGGTCATGGCATCTCCGGTGGCGCATTACCAGAGCATCGTGGAGAGCGAGGACAACCTCACCTTCTGCTGGGAGGTCTGGCCGGATCACCAGAGGAAGGTCTACGTGATGTGCACCTTCATCTTTGGATACCTGCTGCCTCTCACTCTGATATCTGTCTGCTACGCAAAG GTTTTAAACCATCTGCACAAAAAGCTGAAGAATGTCTCCAAAAAATCTGAGTTCTCCAAAAAGAAG ACTGCACAGACAGTCCTGGTGGTTGTTGTGGTCTTCTGTCTGTCCTGGCTGCCTCATCACATCGTCCACCTGTGGGTGGAGTTTGGCTCTTTCCCCCTGAACCAGGCCTCGTTCGTGTTCAGGATGGTGGCTCATTGCTTGGCTTACAGCAACTCCTCCGTCAACCCTGTCATCTACGCCTTCCTGTCGGAGAACTTCAGGAATTCCTACAAGCAGGTTTTCTGGTGCCGGGCACCCAGCGAGTGTCCTCTGAATGACACCAGAGACCTCCGCAGCAGGATGGAGACGGCACCGTCCACGAACATCAGCGTGACTTACAAAGCTCATGACTCTCAGACCAGTAAAATGCTCTGA